The following coding sequences lie in one Bacillus sp. BGMRC 2118 genomic window:
- a CDS encoding MMPL family transporter, whose protein sequence is MKTIIKGRWAILAIWLIATILLTVFQPDVNAILHEKGQQGTSSDSPSVLASDILKKMETKQGTDNLIVFYDKDTISDDEMNEIGDTIKSIRDDSSELGIVDMIDPFEVPEAKSNLVSEDGTTLMVSYKLDKKDREIDDIIKQFEEKLNASPVEYYLSGEDFINNDYLKATSAGVEKSAALTVIFILVVLIIAFRSVVTPIVSLITVAFSYLVSMGIAAQLIDKANFPITSLTQMLLVLILFGIGTDYNILLFNRFKEELAHGHSVDDSIMNTYKTAGKTIAYSILTVFIAFLALVFSESPIYRSGVVVVIGVSILLLEILTLTPFVMKVFGKKIFWPSKSVGGHKENKFWSATSSFGTKHPILVTVIILLIISPMIIFHEEKLNFDTVGELGDDYPSSKAINLVAEKFGKGQSMPATVVIEHNEALDNNESLAVIDNITDRLKDLKGVKQVSSVTQPLGEKIEDFYVDRQMESVTDGLSQTQDGVDQIHDGLQQAEEGLGDADFSQVNQMVDGTADLQTGVAKLADGLKLIQAGIDDGTSNPQTIAGGIAAIETNLQQMSGGLAQLSQGFGDIQGGYKVMGSQYQQAAQALLGVKATLPQMKAMVNSIGESYENSATDENYQGLKNTIDGLASSLSQITPEGIQELNNQYNALTGNFEGANENLQKMSSGLTQLADGLKQLEAGLDQASSGIGTIVTNMNSVNAGLGQMKSGQQQLVEGLNGFSSFGEQLSEVNGGLKEISDGIGQTNGYLTKLNTKSFYIPEDVLKGEELQPSFDAFMSEDRTITKMTVILNNDPYSSEALNTISTINETLSAGLDGTILSDAKSGTAGTTATTKDMNDVLSRDLSKTTVIVIIGILLVLFIVIRSFWTPVFITASLVGAYYAAMFTVNFIFITILGYEGLSSFVPFFSFIIIVSLGVDYSIFLMMRYKEYPELSSKEAIVLASKHTGGIIVAAVIILGGTFATLMPAGIVLLSELAIAVITGLIVLCFIMLPIFVPALIAFPEALATLFSKDKDKVKLDQRAG, encoded by the coding sequence TTGAAAACCATAATAAAAGGGCGCTGGGCAATATTAGCAATCTGGTTAATAGCAACAATCTTGCTCACAGTATTTCAACCAGATGTGAATGCGATTCTACATGAAAAAGGCCAGCAAGGTACGAGTAGTGACAGTCCATCAGTATTAGCGAGCGATATATTGAAAAAGATGGAAACGAAACAGGGTACAGACAACCTGATTGTGTTCTATGATAAGGATACCATTTCAGATGATGAAATGAACGAAATTGGAGACACGATAAAATCCATTCGTGACGACAGCTCAGAGCTAGGAATTGTGGACATGATTGACCCGTTTGAGGTGCCTGAAGCAAAAAGTAATTTAGTGTCTGAAGATGGTACGACACTGATGGTGAGCTATAAGCTTGATAAAAAAGATCGCGAAATTGATGATATTATAAAGCAATTTGAAGAGAAGCTCAATGCGTCACCTGTTGAGTATTATCTAAGTGGTGAAGACTTTATTAATAATGACTACTTAAAGGCAACCTCAGCTGGTGTTGAGAAAAGTGCAGCATTAACTGTAATTTTTATTTTAGTCGTTTTAATTATTGCATTTAGGTCTGTTGTGACACCTATTGTATCTTTAATTACGGTGGCGTTTTCGTACCTTGTTTCAATGGGAATTGCAGCGCAATTAATTGATAAAGCAAACTTCCCGATCACAAGTTTGACTCAGATGCTTCTTGTATTAATTCTGTTTGGAATTGGTACAGATTATAACATCCTTCTTTTTAACCGATTCAAAGAAGAGTTAGCACACGGCCATTCAGTGGATGATTCAATCATGAATACGTATAAAACGGCAGGTAAAACGATTGCGTATAGCATTCTGACTGTGTTTATTGCGTTTCTCGCATTAGTGTTTTCTGAATCACCCATTTATCGATCCGGTGTAGTAGTTGTAATTGGCGTATCGATTTTATTACTAGAAATATTGACGCTAACTCCTTTTGTGATGAAGGTATTTGGAAAGAAAATATTTTGGCCATCGAAAAGTGTTGGTGGTCATAAGGAAAACAAGTTTTGGAGTGCAACGAGTTCATTCGGAACGAAGCACCCAATTTTAGTAACTGTAATCATCTTATTAATCATCAGTCCAATGATTATTTTCCATGAGGAAAAGCTGAACTTTGACACAGTTGGAGAGCTGGGAGATGACTATCCGTCATCTAAAGCGATCAATCTTGTCGCAGAGAAGTTTGGTAAAGGTCAGTCGATGCCTGCAACAGTGGTGATTGAACATAACGAGGCATTGGATAATAATGAATCACTAGCAGTTATTGACAATATTACGGACCGACTTAAGGATCTAAAAGGAGTGAAGCAGGTATCATCTGTAACACAGCCTTTAGGTGAGAAGATTGAAGATTTTTATGTAGATCGTCAAATGGAGTCTGTGACAGATGGATTATCTCAGACGCAAGATGGTGTGGATCAAATTCACGACGGATTGCAGCAGGCTGAGGAAGGGCTTGGAGATGCAGATTTCTCTCAAGTGAACCAAATGGTAGACGGTACAGCAGATCTACAAACTGGTGTGGCCAAGTTAGCCGATGGATTAAAGCTAATTCAAGCGGGAATTGATGATGGAACGAGTAATCCACAGACAATTGCTGGTGGGATTGCAGCTATTGAAACAAACCTTCAGCAGATGAGCGGTGGACTTGCTCAATTATCTCAAGGTTTTGGGGATATTCAAGGTGGATATAAAGTAATGGGTAGCCAATACCAACAAGCTGCTCAAGCTCTATTAGGTGTGAAAGCAACACTCCCTCAAATGAAGGCAATGGTAAATAGCATCGGAGAGAGCTATGAGAACTCAGCAACTGATGAAAATTACCAAGGATTAAAGAATACAATTGATGGGTTAGCTTCGTCACTAAGTCAAATTACTCCAGAGGGTATTCAAGAATTAAACAATCAGTACAATGCACTGACTGGTAATTTTGAAGGTGCGAATGAAAACCTGCAAAAAATGAGTAGTGGACTGACTCAATTAGCAGATGGATTGAAACAGCTTGAAGCTGGACTTGATCAGGCTTCATCAGGTATCGGAACAATTGTAACAAACATGAACAGTGTTAACGCTGGACTAGGACAAATGAAATCTGGTCAACAACAGCTTGTCGAAGGACTAAATGGCTTCAGTAGTTTTGGGGAGCAATTATCAGAAGTGAACGGCGGGCTGAAGGAAATATCAGATGGAATTGGACAGACAAACGGATATTTAACGAAGCTTAATACAAAGAGCTTCTATATTCCAGAAGATGTATTAAAGGGTGAAGAGTTACAGCCTTCATTCGATGCATTCATGTCTGAAGACAGAACCATCACAAAAATGACGGTTATTTTAAATAATGATCCATATTCATCTGAAGCGTTGAACACAATCAGTACCATTAATGAAACATTATCTGCCGGATTAGATGGTACCATTTTGTCTGATGCAAAAAGTGGTACAGCAGGCACGACAGCAACAACAAAGGATATGAACGATGTATTGTCGAGAGATTTAAGTAAGACGACTGTCATTGTTATTATCGGTATCCTGCTTGTTCTATTTATTGTCATCCGTTCATTCTGGACGCCGGTATTTATTACAGCATCACTCGTGGGAGCTTACTACGCAGCAATGTTCACAGTGAACTTTATTTTCATTACGATACTTGGCTATGAGGGGCTATCATCCTTTGTGCCGTTCTTCTCCTTTATTATTATCGTATCGCTCGGAGTGGACTATAGTATCTTCTTGATGATGCGTTATAAGGAATATCCGGAACTTTCATCGAAGGAAGCAATTGTGTTAGCTTCTAAGCACACAGGCGGTATTATTGTAGCAGCTGTTATTATTCTTGGTGGAACATTTGCGACACTTATGCCAGCGGGAATTGTGCTTCTATCAGAGCTTGCAATCGCCGTTATTACGGGACTGATTGTTCTATGCTTCATCATGCTGCCAATTTTTGTTCCAGCACTAATTGCCTTTCCAGAAGCGTTAGCTACGTTATTTTCTAAAGACAAGGATAAGGTGAAATTGGATCAAAGAGCAGGATAA
- a CDS encoding MarR family transcriptional regulator, whose product MNRAAFIRESVDFIHRYTMKSLQKQAEEHGVTIPQVRVIGDVYAHKTVSIKQLSQNLKMTQSTVSDIVERLISKGFLEKTPNSKDKRIVDITLSPRLTEEINDSVSELTNKSLEGVLSLLSPEEQEIVEKGMQLLVSAAQKKVVEEGMDNHEFFDILYFSDDNKRKK is encoded by the coding sequence GTGAATCGAGCTGCTTTTATTAGGGAATCTGTTGATTTTATTCACCGATATACAATGAAAAGTCTCCAAAAACAGGCAGAGGAGCATGGTGTAACCATCCCGCAAGTTCGAGTGATTGGAGATGTATATGCACATAAAACCGTGAGTATTAAACAACTGTCCCAAAATTTAAAAATGACACAAAGTACCGTCTCAGATATTGTGGAGAGACTGATTTCTAAAGGTTTTCTAGAAAAGACTCCAAATAGCAAGGATAAACGAATCGTTGATATTACGTTGTCTCCAAGACTTACTGAAGAAATTAACGACAGTGTATCAGAGCTGACGAATAAATCATTAGAAGGTGTGCTGAGTCTTCTATCTCCTGAGGAGCAGGAGATTGTAGAGAAGGGGATGCAATTGCTTGTTTCAGCAGCTCAGAAGAAAGTTGTGGAAGAAGGAATGGATAATCATGAATTCTTCGATATCTTGTACTTTTCTGATGACAACAAACGAAAAAAATAG
- a CDS encoding response regulator produces the protein MEIERVSLILAMQITIWKSIRKKSFTKNNHSISWYHYKCKGEVLMDKPVINILMVDDRPENLQALEAVLGSSGYQLTKAYSGEEALKWLLIKEFAIILLDVQMPGLDGFETAKLIRSRKKSEEVPIIFITALTQTQDYAISGYSAGAIDFLFKPFNPVILRSKVEGFVKIYETKWLLQQQNELLLKQSKQLDEAHSKLEQLVEQRTQQLRRTNESLQREIQEKQTALKLAQASESKYKLLVEESPMAIFILELHRECWTFINQTGIKMLGGQNSKEITSNNLFAYIHPDDHAAVKERIQRLLQGKKVEENELRYIRLDGEIIHAVVTIIPFDYFGNPAIHIVARDITELKKTSEYISQSEKLSVVGELAAGIAHEIRNPLTSLRGFTQLLESTEKNNLYTPIMLGEIDRVNSIVSELLLLSKPTEGEFNVIEINELLNNVVILMNAQAILQNIEIKLHVPTDEKRIIINGLENKLKQVFINLLKNAMEAMETGGEIKINIMIEEGLARLEFQDHGCGIPEDILSKIGQPFFTTKEKGTGLGLMVCKSIIDSHDGQMTIQSESGIGTTITLTFPLCEVNLEKNVKNNELPV, from the coding sequence TTGGAAATCGAGAGAGTCTCTCTTATTCTGGCTATGCAAATCACTATTTGGAAGTCGATAAGAAAGAAAAGCTTTACCAAAAACAATCATTCTATTAGTTGGTATCACTATAAATGTAAGGGCGAGGTGCTTATGGATAAACCCGTAATAAACATTTTAATGGTTGATGACAGACCCGAGAACTTACAAGCCCTGGAGGCAGTATTAGGTTCCTCGGGATATCAATTAACAAAAGCCTATTCGGGTGAGGAAGCTCTAAAATGGCTATTAATTAAAGAATTTGCCATTATTCTATTAGATGTTCAAATGCCGGGCTTGGATGGTTTTGAAACGGCCAAGCTCATTAGGTCACGGAAAAAGTCAGAAGAAGTACCGATCATCTTTATCACAGCACTTACCCAAACCCAGGATTATGCTATAAGTGGGTACTCTGCCGGTGCAATTGACTTTCTATTCAAACCATTTAATCCAGTTATATTAAGAAGTAAAGTAGAAGGTTTTGTAAAAATCTATGAAACAAAGTGGCTGCTTCAGCAGCAAAATGAACTTCTGCTAAAGCAATCTAAGCAATTAGATGAAGCTCATTCAAAACTGGAGCAGCTGGTAGAACAGCGTACACAACAGCTCAGACGTACAAATGAAAGTTTGCAAAGGGAGATTCAGGAGAAACAAACAGCTCTTAAGCTGGCTCAGGCTAGTGAATCGAAATATAAACTTTTAGTTGAAGAGTCACCAATGGCCATTTTTATTCTTGAATTACATAGAGAGTGTTGGACATTCATCAATCAAACTGGAATTAAAATGCTTGGTGGACAAAACTCTAAGGAAATTACCTCAAATAATTTATTTGCATACATTCATCCAGATGATCATGCAGCTGTGAAGGAGAGAATTCAAAGACTGTTACAAGGGAAAAAGGTTGAGGAGAACGAGTTAAGGTATATTCGATTGGATGGTGAGATCATCCACGCTGTTGTTACAATTATACCGTTTGATTATTTTGGGAACCCTGCCATCCATATTGTTGCCAGAGATATTACAGAGTTAAAGAAGACAAGCGAGTATATTTCTCAATCCGAGAAACTATCAGTTGTAGGCGAGTTAGCAGCCGGTATTGCCCATGAAATTCGCAACCCTTTAACTAGCTTACGAGGCTTTACACAATTATTGGAGAGCACAGAAAAGAATAATCTCTATACTCCGATTATGTTAGGTGAAATTGACCGGGTCAATTCCATTGTAAGTGAATTACTGTTACTCTCTAAGCCAACTGAGGGAGAGTTCAATGTTATTGAAATTAATGAACTTTTAAATAATGTGGTAATTCTGATGAATGCTCAAGCGATTCTACAAAACATTGAAATTAAACTCCATGTTCCAACAGATGAGAAGCGTATTATCATTAACGGACTAGAGAATAAACTAAAGCAAGTATTTATTAATCTGTTGAAGAATGCGATGGAAGCGATGGAAACTGGAGGAGAAATTAAAATCAACATTATGATAGAAGAGGGCTTGGCTAGACTTGAATTTCAAGATCATGGCTGTGGAATCCCAGAAGATATCTTGTCGAAAATCGGCCAACCCTTCTTCACTACGAAAGAAAAAGGAACAGGATTAGGCTTAATGGTATGTAAGAGCATTATAGATAGCCATGACGGACAAATGACGATTCAAAGTGAAAGTGGAATAGGTACAACAATTACGTTAACATTTCCGTTATGTGAGGTTAACCTTGAGAAGAATGTAAAAAATAATGAACTCCCTGTTTAA
- a CDS encoding protein-glutamate O-methyltransferase CheR encodes MTYIKDEEAAISTLDECSDLERIEIQLLLNGIYLKYGFDFRNYSFSSIRRRIWYRMKAEKIKTVTALLEKVLHDPSAMERLYGDFSINVTEMFRDPSFFKAIREKIVPVLKDLPSIRIWHAGCSTGEEAYSMAILLHEEGLYEKSRIYATDMNAKVLEKARTRMFPLHRMQTYTSNYIHAGGKNAFSEYYTTKEDYAYFHSHLAENIVFGQHNLVTDGSFNEFHVIICRNVLIYFDRNLQDRVHQLFFDSLAHSGILGLGNRESLSYSGYANHYLEVDKKEKLYQKQSFY; translated from the coding sequence ATGACATATATAAAGGATGAAGAAGCAGCAATTTCAACATTAGATGAGTGTTCAGACTTGGAACGTATCGAAATACAACTACTTTTAAATGGAATTTATCTGAAGTACGGGTTTGATTTTAGAAACTATTCCTTTAGTTCAATTCGAAGAAGAATTTGGTATCGAATGAAAGCAGAAAAGATTAAGACCGTTACGGCACTTCTAGAAAAGGTTTTACATGATCCTAGCGCAATGGAGAGGTTATACGGTGACTTTTCTATTAATGTGACCGAAATGTTTCGTGATCCTTCATTTTTTAAAGCAATTCGTGAAAAAATTGTTCCTGTTTTAAAGGATTTGCCTTCTATTCGAATATGGCATGCGGGTTGTTCCACTGGAGAAGAAGCCTACTCCATGGCAATCCTATTACATGAAGAGGGATTATATGAAAAGTCAAGAATTTATGCAACAGATATGAATGCGAAAGTCCTTGAAAAGGCACGGACCAGAATGTTTCCATTGCATAGAATGCAGACATATACAAGTAACTACATTCACGCTGGTGGGAAAAATGCCTTTTCGGAATATTACACTACAAAAGAAGACTATGCATACTTTCATTCCCATTTAGCGGAAAATATCGTCTTTGGTCAACATAACTTAGTAACAGATGGATCATTTAATGAGTTTCATGTAATTATCTGCCGAAACGTATTGATCTATTTTGACCGGAATTTACAGGATAGAGTGCATCAACTCTTTTTTGACAGTTTAGCCCATTCAGGAATTTTAGGTCTTGGAAATCGAGAGAGTCTCTCTTATTCTGGCTATGCAAATCACTATTTGGAAGTCGATAAGAAAGAAAAGCTTTACCAAAAACAATCATTCTATTAG
- a CDS encoding response regulator: MVVRSRVYRRVSEGVRFVNFKTILFTGFGVVIVAVGIILGVIINTYYNQTQKVNLLVNDRYIKIEHANTIRYEMGTIELESLGEMDEVDPSLIQTMEKAFQTTNQKIVELENLIQIQEAKGILANLSNHYDSFKLSYEEFLVNRDPNLLEIAKEDQSILLGNVEELINFQEEVMQDTLNQTEKDYNAVLKTIIIFGIIGIILTIMIGIIVVHSITKRLRRFKSVLVTLADDDYGYQRVDIQSNDEIGEIAKAYNELVATLEKQEQIEKDYRVKIENQNWLKTRFAELSVLTQGVNNLQVAGERHIQKIAKTIGANYGVLYVVKNEEEETYLEKLSSYAYSSTSQHENTGRDRIYIGEGLVGQCAKTKELILLENITDDYIKISSGLGSSKPMNIIIVPIVLEDELLGVMELATLETFTALHQDFLQQSNEMLGITFSRIYRHIQVEELLSESQILNEELQTQSEELQMQQEELRTMNDEVEAQYRSAETKTKELEEIKENLELKTQEIIMSSKYKSEFMANMSHELRTPLNSLLILSQMMMENKEQNLTNQQLEYVNTIFTSGHDLLQLINDILDLSKIESGKMEIVEGEVLINDIIHSLHRQFMPVAKNKEISFTFTQDPDLPDIIYTDEHRVNQILKNLLSNAFKFTERGHVQVNISRTTRQDQMYIAFSIIDTGIGIAKDKLSAIFEAFTQADGTTSRKYGGTGLGLSISQELAKLINGFVSCESIEKEGSTFTLYIPLGEEDKQEELEQSVTVSIPVETMDAGENEVATAQEQPLLMGKRVLVVDDDMRNIFALTSSLEAAGMEVTFAENGKEAIKKLQEQKETDIVLMDIMMPEMDGYEAMRVIKSMKEYENLPIIALTAKAMKDDRQKCMDAGASDYISKPVNLDQLFSIIRVWLHH; encoded by the coding sequence ATGGTAGTGAGATCTAGAGTTTATAGGAGAGTGAGTGAGGGGGTTCGCTTCGTGAATTTTAAGACAATTTTATTCACCGGTTTTGGAGTTGTCATCGTTGCAGTGGGTATCATTTTAGGCGTGATCATTAATACATATTACAATCAGACACAGAAGGTGAATCTACTAGTGAATGATCGGTATATTAAAATTGAACATGCTAATACGATTCGCTATGAGATGGGTACGATTGAGTTAGAGAGTTTGGGTGAAATGGATGAAGTTGACCCTTCTTTGATCCAAACGATGGAGAAAGCATTCCAAACAACAAATCAGAAAATAGTTGAGTTAGAGAATCTAATTCAGATTCAAGAGGCTAAGGGTATTTTGGCTAACCTTTCGAATCACTATGATTCTTTTAAATTAAGCTATGAAGAATTTTTAGTAAATAGAGACCCGAATTTACTAGAAATTGCGAAGGAAGATCAGTCTATTTTGCTTGGAAATGTGGAGGAGTTAATTAACTTTCAAGAAGAGGTCATGCAGGATACCCTTAACCAAACAGAGAAGGACTATAATGCTGTCCTAAAAACGATTATCATCTTCGGAATTATTGGTATTATTCTTACAATTATGATAGGCATTATCGTTGTACATTCGATTACAAAGCGCTTACGAAGGTTCAAGAGTGTATTAGTAACGCTGGCAGATGATGATTATGGATACCAAAGAGTAGATATCCAATCAAATGATGAGATCGGTGAAATTGCAAAGGCTTATAATGAATTAGTAGCAACTTTAGAAAAACAAGAACAAATTGAAAAGGATTATCGAGTAAAGATAGAAAATCAGAACTGGTTAAAAACTCGATTTGCAGAATTATCTGTTCTCACTCAAGGAGTGAACAATCTTCAAGTAGCAGGAGAACGTCATATACAAAAGATTGCCAAGACGATAGGAGCAAATTACGGAGTACTCTATGTTGTGAAAAATGAGGAAGAAGAAACCTACTTAGAAAAACTATCTTCCTATGCGTATTCTTCTACATCACAACACGAAAATACAGGGAGAGATCGCATATATATAGGAGAAGGGTTAGTCGGTCAGTGTGCCAAAACAAAAGAGCTGATCTTGTTAGAAAATATTACGGATGATTACATAAAAATATCCTCAGGACTTGGCAGTTCAAAACCAATGAACATCATCATCGTCCCGATCGTTCTGGAAGATGAATTATTAGGTGTGATGGAGCTAGCAACACTTGAAACATTCACAGCTCTTCATCAAGATTTTCTTCAGCAGTCAAATGAAATGCTGGGAATAACCTTTAGTAGAATTTATAGGCATATCCAGGTAGAAGAACTGTTAAGTGAGTCTCAAATTTTAAATGAGGAACTTCAAACACAATCTGAAGAATTACAAATGCAACAGGAAGAATTGCGCACGATGAATGATGAAGTAGAAGCACAATATAGAAGTGCAGAAACAAAAACGAAAGAACTAGAAGAAATTAAAGAGAATCTTGAACTGAAGACACAAGAAATTATCATGAGCTCCAAGTATAAATCAGAATTCATGGCGAATATGTCACATGAGCTTCGAACACCATTGAATAGCTTACTAATCTTGTCTCAAATGATGATGGAGAATAAGGAGCAAAATCTTACAAATCAACAGCTAGAGTATGTGAATACCATTTTCACATCTGGACATGACCTGCTTCAACTTATTAATGACATTCTGGATTTATCCAAAATTGAATCCGGTAAGATGGAGATTGTGGAAGGAGAAGTACTGATTAATGATATCATCCACTCTCTTCACCGCCAGTTTATGCCTGTTGCGAAAAATAAGGAGATTTCCTTTACCTTTACACAGGACCCTGATTTGCCAGATATTATCTATACAGATGAACATAGAGTAAATCAAATATTAAAGAACCTATTGTCTAATGCATTTAAGTTTACTGAACGAGGACACGTTCAGGTGAATATCTCTCGTACGACTAGGCAGGATCAAATGTACATCGCATTTTCCATCATTGATACAGGTATTGGTATTGCCAAGGACAAGCTTTCTGCTATATTTGAAGCATTTACTCAGGCCGATGGCACAACAAGCCGTAAGTATGGAGGAACAGGGCTTGGACTTTCGATCTCTCAAGAGCTTGCTAAGCTCATCAATGGATTTGTTTCCTGCGAGAGTATTGAGAAGGAAGGAAGTACATTTACTCTGTACATTCCTCTCGGTGAAGAAGACAAGCAGGAAGAATTAGAACAAAGCGTGACTGTTTCAATTCCTGTAGAAACGATGGACGCAGGGGAGAATGAAGTGGCAACAGCTCAAGAACAGCCGCTGTTAATGGGGAAAAGGGTCCTCGTAGTTGACGATGATATGAGAAATATTTTCGCCCTCACCAGCTCTCTAGAAGCAGCTGGCATGGAAGTAACGTTTGCTGAAAATGGTAAAGAGGCCATTAAAAAGCTACAAGAACAAAAAGAAACAGATATTGTATTAATGGATATTATGATGCCAGAGATGGATGGATATGAAGCAATGAGAGTAATTAAAAGTATGAAGGAGTATGAGAACCTCCCAATTATTGCTTTGACCGCTAAGGCAATGAAGGATGACCGTCAAAAATGTATGGATGCCGGTGCATCTGATTATATTAGTAAACCTGTTAATCTCGACCAATTATTTTCTATTATTCGAGTATGGTTACACCATTAA